The nucleotide window ACCGGTCTGGTGGGCCTGCCCGACGGGCGGGCTCCCCGGCAGTCCGTGCTGTTCGCCGCCGACTCCGCCGTCGACGCCCTGACGCCCCGTACGCCCGCCGCGGTGTACACCTTCGGTGTGTTCCCGCGCTCCGGAACCTCGGCGGGAGAGGTCGCGTCGACGGTCGGCCGCGTGGTGGACGACAGGGACATCAGCGTCAGCAGGGGGCTGGACCGGGGCAGGGCGGAGTTCGACGACCTGGCCGCCGGCCGGGCCAACCTCGTCGAACTCACCACCGCCATCGGCGGCAACGTCCTCCTGGTCGCCGTCTTCGTCCTGTGCGCCACGACAGCGCTGGCGATCCGCCACCGCAGGCGCGAACTGGCGCTGCTGAGGGCCGTCGGAGCCACCCCCGGCCAGCTGCGGCGCATGATCCTGGCGGAAGCCGGCGTGGCCGGCGCGAGCGCCGGTGTCCTCGGATGTCCCCTGGGCATCGGTGTGGTGCACTGGCTCGGCGCCCGGTTCGCCGGCCACGGTCTGGTCCCGCCGGACTTCACGCCCGTCGTCGGCCCGCTGCCGTTCCTCGTCGCCGTCGCCACCACGGTGCTGACCGCACTCGTCGCCGCATGGTTCGCCACCCGCCGCATCACGCGCATCCGCCCCACGGAGGCTCTCGGCGAAGCCGCCCTCGAACCCGACCGGCTGGGACGCGGACGCCTGATCACCGGCTGGATCCTGGTGGCACTCGCCGCGGCCGTCTTCGGCCTGGGTCTCGGCTACCGGGCCGACTTCCTCACCCTCGTCGGGCTGGCCAACTCACTCGTCCTGGTCCTCGTGATCGCGGTCGCCGTCCTCGGCCCCGCCCTCACCCGCCTGGCCGTGCGGTTGCTCACGCGCCCCCTGCGGGCAACGGGCGTGACCGGCTGGCTGGCGGCGGCCAACACCGGAAGCCAGGCGAGCCGTATGGCCGGCGCCGTCACGCCTCTGGTCCTCGCCGTCTCCTTCGCCGCGACGGTGGTCTTCACCCAGACCACGCAGCTGAACGAGTCGGCCGACCAGATCCGCCACGGCCTCGTCGCCGACCATGTCCTCACCGCACCCGCCGGCCTCTCGCCCGACCTCGCCGAGAAGGCACGCCACGTGCCCGGCGTGAAGGCCGCGACCGGCGTCGTACGCAGCAAGGTGGTCGCAGTCGGGTCCCTGCTCGGTGAGGAGGAAGCGGTCTCGCTCAGCGCGCAGGGACTGGATCCCCGTGCGCTGACCGCCACCGTGGACCTCGATCCGCGCGCGGGCTCCCTGTCCAGGCTGTCCCCCCGCACCGTGGCCATCAGCAGGACCACCGCCTCCTGGCTCGGCCTCGACGTCGGGGACCGGGCCGATCTGCGCCTCGGTGACGGCACCCGCTTCACCGGCGAAGTGATCGCCGTGTACGAACGGGGCTTCGGGTTCGCCGACGTGACCTTCGACCACGACCTGCTGCTGGCCCATACCGGCGACCGGGTCGACCGGTCGGTCCTCGTTCGCTCGGCACCGGGTGCGGCCGGCACGGACAAGGCCCTGGGCGAACTGGCCGCGAAGTACCCGGGCGCGGCCGTGTCCGCAGGCCTGGCGACGGACACCCAGGTCGCCGAACAGCGTGCCACCGCCTGGGTCAACTACCTGGTCGTGGCGGTCATCATCGCGTACACGCTGATCACCGTCGTCAACACCCAGGCGATGAACACGTCGACCAGGCACCGTGAGTTCGCGTTGCTGCGGTTGACCGGGACGGTACGCCGGCAGGTCGTCGCCATGATGCGTCTCGAGAGCCTCGTCGTCGTCCTCACCGGCCTCTGCCTGGGCAGCCTGCTGGCAGCCTTCCCGCTCATGCTCGTGGCGATGGCCGTGACGGGAGCACCTTGGCCGAGCGTGACGGTTCTCGGGTACACGGCGATCGCCGGGATCGCCGCGGCGGCGACGATCGCCGGCACGATGCTGACCGCGCGCCTCATGCTGAGGGCACGGCCCATCGAAGCGATCGGTTCCAAGGAGTAAGGAGCGAGGGGACCGGCGGAATCGAGGAGGAACACCCGCCGGACCAGGCTTGTGCGCAGGCCCGCCGTCACCCAGGTCTCCCGGGGTGACGGCGGGCCTGCGCGGGAAGCGGCGCGGGAAGTCGCCGACCGCGCATGACCGTCGCGCGGTCCCGTCGAAGCCGGCGACGGTCAGGACGAACCGGGCTGCTCGGATCGCGGGCGGGACCGCGGAGGCCGGTCGTGTCCGGCCGGAGCCGTCGAACGCGTGCGGTGGCCGTCCACGGACGGACCGATGCGCAGCTGCAGCATGACCGCGAAGCGGACCTCGGGGTCGTGCAGATCCATGGCGCCGACCTCGGACACCCGTCGGAGGCGGTAGCGGAAGGTGTTCGGATGGACGTACAACGCGCTGGAGGCCGCGGTGATGTCACCCAGCGTGTCCAGCCAGGCCTGCAACGTCTGTGTCAGCTCGGTTCCGTGGTGCGCGTCGTAGTCCCGCAGACGGGTGACCGGGCCGGCCAGTTCTTCGCCCCGGGCCGCCATGAGCCCTTTCAGCTCGAGGATCAGCGCGCCGGCATGGACGTCCGGGAGCCGGGCGACACGAGCACCACCGGACCGGGTCCGCAGCACGTGCAGTGCGCGGTCGGCGTCGGCCCGTGCTCGCACGAGCCCCGGCACGTCGTGGCAGACCGGCCCGACCGACACCACGGCCCTGACACGGTCTCCCGCCCGTTCGAGGAAGTCGCCGGCGGTTCGCGCCCCGCTCTGTCCGTCGTCCTCCTCGTCGTTGTGCCGCAGGGGGACCAGACCGTAGGTCGTGTCACCGATCATGGCTGTGGCACAGAGCGGATGCACCGTGCTCAGGTGCAGTGCGAAGCCGTCGCTGATCCGCTGCCACTGCGTCTCCGCGTCCGCCGCGGTCTCGGCGGCGGTGTCATGCCGGGTGTAGGGCAGGGCCAGTGCCAGAACGACCACTCTCTGGTCGTACAGGCGCAGTCGGCGCAGGGCCTCATGTGCTCCCGAGCCGCCCTCCAGAGCCGTACTGACGAGTTGGGTGCGCAGCCGGCGCTGCACGTCGGCGCCCGCCCGCACGCGCAGCAGATGCAGGGCCACCAGGGGCGCGGCGTCGGTGAGGGCCTGCATGCGGTCGCTGCTGAGCGGTGCGCGCACCGCGGCCCAGATGGAGCCCAGCAACTCG belongs to Streptomyces sp. V3I8 and includes:
- a CDS encoding FtsX-like permease family protein, with protein sequence MLRLALATLRTRKGAFAATFLALLLGSAVVSACGMLLESGLRSTVPPERYAAAPVVVSGKQEAELRVKSADGSTYESTQPLPERAGLDPAMASKIAAADGVRSVVADRAVTVRLVTTGGRPVAGHNGTTPQLHTWSGLSLGDFRLTAGRAPRGHGQVVVDSGLAARAGVGPGDSVRLMTSSTPRTVEVTGLVGLPDGRAPRQSVLFAADSAVDALTPRTPAAVYTFGVFPRSGTSAGEVASTVGRVVDDRDISVSRGLDRGRAEFDDLAAGRANLVELTTAIGGNVLLVAVFVLCATTALAIRHRRRELALLRAVGATPGQLRRMILAEAGVAGASAGVLGCPLGIGVVHWLGARFAGHGLVPPDFTPVVGPLPFLVAVATTVLTALVAAWFATRRITRIRPTEALGEAALEPDRLGRGRLITGWILVALAAAVFGLGLGYRADFLTLVGLANSLVLVLVIAVAVLGPALTRLAVRLLTRPLRATGVTGWLAAANTGSQASRMAGAVTPLVLAVSFAATVVFTQTTQLNESADQIRHGLVADHVLTAPAGLSPDLAEKARHVPGVKAATGVVRSKVVAVGSLLGEEEAVSLSAQGLDPRALTATVDLDPRAGSLSRLSPRTVAISRTTASWLGLDVGDRADLRLGDGTRFTGEVIAVYERGFGFADVTFDHDLLLAHTGDRVDRSVLVRSAPGAAGTDKALGELAAKYPGAAVSAGLATDTQVAEQRATAWVNYLVVAVIIAYTLITVVNTQAMNTSTRHREFALLRLTGTVRRQVVAMMRLESLVVVLTGLCLGSLLAAFPLMLVAMAVTGAPWPSVTVLGYTAIAGIAAAATIAGTMLTARLMLRARPIEAIGSKE
- a CDS encoding CdaR family transcriptional regulator, producing MTPPSRSGLARLLHTLGSTLLNRALGDVDPQAEVSGVVIHDPADEPVFPPRAIVLGVGTREPEHITELLRALQRSGSAALVVREPIAVTPELTAAVADTGVALLGLVRGASWTQLTAMLRSILAEGDVGDTPPLGGIPSGDLFSLSNAIAALIDAPVTIEDCSCRVMAFSGRQDEADSSRVETILGRQVPQQYARRLSERGVFRDLYRSDRPMYLEPPALALKGISVPRVAIAVRAGDELLGSIWAAVRAPLSSDRMQALTDAAPLVALHLLRVRAGADVQRRLRTQLVSTALEGGSGAHEALRRLRLYDQRVVVLALALPYTRHDTAAETAADAETQWQRISDGFALHLSTVHPLCATAMIGDTTYGLVPLRHNDEEDDGQSGARTAGDFLERAGDRVRAVVSVGPVCHDVPGLVRARADADRALHVLRTRSGGARVARLPDVHAGALILELKGLMAARGEELAGPVTRLRDYDAHHGTELTQTLQAWLDTLGDITAASSALYVHPNTFRYRLRRVSEVGAMDLHDPEVRFAVMLQLRIGPSVDGHRTRSTAPAGHDRPPRSRPRSEQPGSS